A section of the Aminiphilus circumscriptus DSM 16581 genome encodes:
- a CDS encoding TRAP transporter large permease: MVIAINLAILIGLIVIGLPVPLCFMSAAIYMGFVYNFSFGFLLPSGYYALNSLTLLSVPFFIMAGALMSSSGIAERLTTFAQAFLGRLRGGMGAATIVACAIFGAISGTCSSAVACIGGIMIPRLEKLGYPRQYSVAMVGCASVLGQLIPPSVPMILYAWVTQQSVAACFLATVIPGILTTIFMCVLNYFEVRKIPSVQVEPQVPFRQKVAQIGHATKHGIWSLLMPVIILGGIYGGITTPTESAALAVAYAILVGFFIHRELSTKTLWSALVSSSTTTGVCVLMLFFVSILAKVYTMQQIPQQLAKFLMTISDNKIVLLLMVNLFLIIIGMMMDDFSGTMLAAPLLLPLMVHIGVHPVHFAAIMGTNLGLGNVTPPCAPILYLAGRIGGASFDQYFGYALKFMLFAQVPVVLLTTYFPDLSLFLPRLLMGIK, from the coding sequence GTGGTCATCGCCATCAACCTAGCAATTCTCATCGGTCTCATCGTCATCGGTCTGCCCGTTCCCCTGTGTTTCATGTCCGCCGCCATCTACATGGGATTCGTGTACAATTTCAGCTTCGGATTCCTCCTCCCTTCCGGGTACTATGCGTTGAATTCGCTCACGCTTCTTTCCGTGCCTTTTTTCATCATGGCCGGAGCTCTCATGTCCTCGTCGGGCATCGCCGAGCGGCTCACTACTTTCGCCCAGGCCTTTCTCGGGCGTCTCCGGGGAGGAATGGGCGCCGCCACCATCGTGGCCTGCGCCATTTTCGGCGCCATTTCCGGAACCTGCTCCTCCGCGGTGGCCTGTATCGGCGGAATCATGATCCCCCGATTGGAGAAACTGGGCTACCCCCGGCAGTACAGCGTGGCCATGGTGGGATGCGCCTCCGTTCTCGGCCAGCTCATTCCGCCCAGCGTGCCCATGATCCTCTACGCCTGGGTGACCCAGCAGTCCGTGGCGGCGTGTTTTCTCGCCACGGTCATTCCGGGCATTCTCACCACGATCTTCATGTGCGTGCTCAACTATTTCGAGGTCCGAAAGATTCCGAGTGTCCAGGTCGAGCCCCAGGTTCCCTTTCGGCAGAAGGTTGCCCAGATCGGACACGCGACGAAGCACGGCATCTGGAGCCTTCTCATGCCCGTGATCATTCTGGGGGGCATCTACGGGGGGATCACCACTCCCACAGAGTCCGCGGCTCTCGCCGTGGCCTATGCGATTCTTGTGGGATTCTTCATCCATCGGGAGCTTTCGACGAAAACCCTGTGGTCCGCGCTGGTCTCCTCTTCCACGACTACGGGAGTCTGCGTGCTCATGCTCTTCTTTGTGTCCATCCTCGCCAAGGTCTACACCATGCAGCAGATTCCCCAGCAATTGGCGAAATTTCTCATGACCATCTCCGACAACAAGATCGTGCTGCTCCTCATGGTGAACCTCTTCCTCATCATCATCGGCATGATGATGGACGATTTCAGCGGCACCATGCTCGCGGCGCCGCTCCTGCTGCCGCTCATGGTGCACATCGGGGTGCATCCCGTGCATTTCGCGGCCATCATGGGCACCAACCTGGGACTGGGGAACGTCACGCCTCCCTGCGCGCCCATCCTGTACCTGGCGGGGCGCATCGGAGGCGCCTCGTTCGACCAGTATTTCGGATACGCCCTGAAGTTCATGCTCTTCGCCCAGGTTCCCGTGGTCCTTCTCACCACCTATTTCCCGGACCTGTCACTGTTTCTGCCCAGGTTGCTCATGGGCATCAAGTAG
- the dctP gene encoding TRAP transporter substrate-binding protein DctP, with protein MRKYLALFLVAVLTVSFAAVACAAPKYQFKMGHPNPVDTPYDQTAHKFAELVKEKTKGEIEISLFPNSQLGDWTETFELISRGTVEMGFQIANAAYDPKLNFAYYMPYVVRDLEEGKKAYAPGGWAYDIIKDLWAEHGIKALAVYPIGMAGISLRDEPPSPGDPNVPKGMKVRVMPLPACSMTYEALGYIATPIPYAETYSAIQTGIADGQMGGPPFQAWSFRDVNKVWIQYNDYFEQHWIVINAQLWDKLGPELQQALQEAATEASNIRWSQVQDEDQHYRDVLEKENGWKIIMLSDAELEACANKVREVVWPKLKEMLGDELYNKMTESVKKQ; from the coding sequence ATGAGGAAGTATCTGGCTTTGTTTCTCGTGGCGGTGCTGACGGTGTCTTTCGCTGCCGTGGCATGTGCGGCTCCGAAATACCAGTTCAAGATGGGGCATCCGAATCCCGTGGACACCCCCTATGACCAGACGGCACACAAATTCGCCGAACTTGTCAAGGAGAAGACCAAGGGCGAGATTGAGATTTCCCTGTTTCCCAACAGTCAGCTCGGTGACTGGACGGAAACCTTCGAGCTGATCTCCCGCGGCACGGTGGAGATGGGATTCCAGATCGCCAACGCCGCCTACGATCCCAAGCTGAACTTTGCCTACTACATGCCCTATGTGGTGCGCGACCTCGAAGAGGGCAAGAAGGCCTATGCTCCCGGCGGCTGGGCCTACGACATCATCAAGGATCTCTGGGCCGAACACGGCATCAAGGCTCTTGCGGTCTATCCCATTGGCATGGCGGGGATCTCGCTTCGGGATGAACCGCCCTCCCCGGGCGATCCCAACGTCCCCAAGGGGATGAAGGTTCGGGTCATGCCCTTGCCCGCGTGCTCCATGACCTACGAGGCGCTGGGCTACATTGCCACTCCGATTCCTTATGCCGAAACCTACAGCGCCATTCAGACGGGCATCGCCGACGGCCAGATGGGCGGACCTCCCTTCCAGGCCTGGTCCTTCCGGGATGTGAACAAGGTCTGGATCCAATACAATGACTATTTCGAACAGCATTGGATCGTTATCAACGCCCAGCTCTGGGACAAGCTGGGGCCCGAGCTGCAGCAGGCTCTTCAGGAGGCTGCCACGGAGGCGTCGAACATCCGCTGGAGCCAAGTGCAGGACGAGGACCAGCACTATCGGGATGTGCTGGAGAAGGAGAATGGCTGGAAGATCATCATGCTCTCCGATGCCGAACTGGAAGCTTGCGCAAACAAGGTCCGCGAGGTAGTGTGGCCCAAGCTGAAGGAAATGCTCGGCGACGAACTCTACAACAAGATGACCGAATCGGTGAAAAAGCAGTAG